In a single window of the Marinitoga sp. 38H-ov genome:
- a CDS encoding TSUP family transporter: MDITLLDKVILFPLIFLAGFVDSIAGGGGLISLPAYLFIGLPSHYALATNKLSSSIGTTISTLRYAKGKAIIFEIGIFSVVFSFLGSFLGARLALILSDNILKVVLAILIPLAAVFIMFRKPIKYKEQRISHIKKIVFSSLIGFIIGMYDGFFGPGTGTFLIILYVSILSLDHVKASGTAKIVNLASNISALITFIIGGKVFFSIGLPAAFFGIAGNWVGSGLALKNGSKIIKPIMIIVLILLFIKILSDIIF, encoded by the coding sequence GTGGATATAACGTTATTGGATAAAGTCATTTTATTTCCATTAATATTTTTAGCAGGTTTTGTAGATTCAATAGCTGGTGGTGGTGGATTAATATCTCTACCTGCATATCTGTTTATAGGACTTCCCAGTCATTATGCGTTGGCTACAAATAAATTATCTTCATCTATAGGAACGACTATAAGTACTTTAAGATATGCTAAAGGAAAAGCTATTATTTTTGAAATAGGAATTTTTTCAGTTGTTTTTTCTTTTTTAGGGTCTTTTTTAGGTGCAAGATTAGCATTAATATTATCAGATAATATTTTAAAAGTAGTTTTAGCAATATTGATTCCGTTAGCAGCGGTTTTTATTATGTTTAGAAAACCTATTAAATATAAAGAACAAAGAATATCTCATATAAAAAAAATAGTTTTTTCTAGCTTAATAGGGTTTATAATAGGAATGTATGATGGTTTTTTTGGACCAGGAACAGGTACATTTTTAATTATTTTATATGTTTCAATATTATCATTAGATCATGTAAAAGCCTCTGGAACAGCTAAAATTGTAAATTTAGCGTCAAATATTAGTGCTTTAATAACTTTTATAATTGGTGGAAAAGTATTTTTTTCTATAGGTCTTCCAGCGGCATTTTTTGGAATTGCAGGAAATTGGGTAGGTTCTGGGCTGGCTCTAAAAAACGGAAGTAAAATAATAAAACCAATAATGATAATTGTTCTTATTTTACTATTTATTAAAATATTATCTGATATTATATTTTAA
- a CDS encoding M55 family metallopeptidase codes for MKIYISFDFEGLGGVTQWSDVNKGNNFKQNYALEQLKALLKPLREYEVLISDSHGMGDNILWEITNEFPNVELISGGIRKYYMMSGIDSSFDRMIFFGYHSGIGEIYSTMDHTYSSSSIHNIWINGIYMNETLINAAFGGLFNVPLAMVVGDDKLEKQLNGYFNNLIYVSTKESLGRYSARFKPMKKLLEEIEDATQVMLNYRKEDFTVFNFEKPIEMIVELSDTAKADMVESMPLVERIDGRKIKLVHEDYKIVFEGLLAITYITLAAKYINS; via the coding sequence ATGAAAATATATATATCATTTGATTTTGAAGGATTAGGTGGAGTTACTCAATGGTCTGATGTTAATAAGGGAAATAATTTTAAACAAAATTATGCATTAGAACAATTAAAAGCATTATTAAAGCCATTAAGAGAGTATGAAGTATTGATTTCAGATTCTCATGGTATGGGAGATAATATATTATGGGAAATTACAAATGAATTTCCAAATGTAGAATTAATATCAGGTGGAATTAGAAAATATTATATGATGTCAGGAATTGATTCATCTTTTGATAGAATGATTTTTTTTGGATATCATTCTGGAATAGGTGAAATATATTCTACTATGGATCATACATATTCGAGCTCTTCTATTCACAATATTTGGATAAATGGAATTTATATGAATGAAACTTTAATAAATGCAGCTTTTGGAGGTTTATTTAATGTTCCTCTTGCAATGGTAGTTGGAGATGATAAATTAGAGAAACAATTAAATGGTTATTTTAATAATTTAATTTATGTATCTACAAAAGAATCTTTAGGAAGATATTCTGCTAGATTTAAACCAATGAAAAAATTATTAGAAGAAATTGAAGACGCAACTCAAGTAATGCTAAATTATAGGAAAGAGGATTTTACAGTATTTAATTTTGAAAAGCCTATTGAGATGATAGTTGAATTATCAGATACAGCAAAAGCTGATATGGTAGAATCTATGCCTCTAGTTGAAAGAATTGATGGGAGAAAAATAAAATTGGTTCATGAAGATTATAAGATTGTATTTGAGGGGCTATTGGCGATTACATATATTACTTTAGCAGCAAAATATATAAACTCTTAA
- a CDS encoding sulfite exporter TauE/SafE family protein, with translation MLYFLVFLAGLFSGFINVIAGGGSLITLPVLNLLGLPIDIANGTNRIGIIFQNITATTKFRKNDVLDLKRAIFLAIPATLGAILGANIVVNIDKGLLKSIVGFILIIMSVFLIKKPDLWTKERKVKRNNILSFIVFFLIGIYGGFIQAGVGFFLMSALVLLEGYDLVKTNAIKVFLVLSYTIFAFIIFAINKQVDYLAGFVLALGSITGGYLGSTFSIKKGSKWIQRILFIALIIIGIYYIYNALNI, from the coding sequence ATGCTTTATTTTTTAGTTTTCTTAGCAGGATTATTTAGTGGTTTTATTAATGTAATAGCAGGTGGTGGATCATTAATTACTTTACCAGTATTAAATTTATTAGGACTGCCTATTGATATTGCCAATGGGACAAATAGAATAGGTATAATTTTTCAAAATATTACAGCTACAACAAAATTTAGAAAAAACGATGTTTTAGATCTAAAAAGAGCTATTTTTTTAGCTATTCCTGCAACTTTAGGAGCTATACTAGGTGCAAATATTGTTGTTAATATAGATAAAGGATTATTAAAAAGTATAGTTGGATTTATTTTAATAATTATGAGTGTATTTTTAATAAAAAAACCTGATCTTTGGACAAAAGAAAGAAAGGTTAAAAGGAACAACATATTAAGTTTTATAGTTTTCTTTTTAATAGGAATATATGGTGGATTTATTCAAGCAGGAGTAGGCTTTTTTTTAATGAGTGCATTGGTATTATTAGAAGGTTATGATTTAGTAAAAACTAATGCTATTAAAGTGTTTTTAGTTTTATCTTATACAATTTTTGCCTTTATAATATTTGCAATAAACAAACAAGTAGATTATTTAGCAGGATTTGTACTTGCATTAGGAAGTATAACAGGAGGATATTTGGGAAGTACTTTTTCAATAAAAAAAGGTTCAAAATGGATTCAAAGAATATTATTTATTGCATTAATAATTATTGGTATTTACTATATATATAATGCATTAAATATATAG
- a CDS encoding gamma-glutamyltransferase family protein has product MNFDYLEYPYPSKRNCIFAKNGVVATSEPLAAQAGVEILKKGGNAIDAAIATAAALTVVEPTSNGIGSDNFAIIWYNGKLYGMNSSGYSPKNLSLEKLRDINEIKPHSWESVTVPGTPAGWNLLWNKFGKLEFKELFEPAIKYAIDGYPVSPTVSYYWNRANKIYKERLKDEVFKYWFETFGYDAPQPGQIVSLPYHAKTLELIANSNAKEFYNGSITEKIIKFSEKYGGYFDYDDFAEFKGDLVEPIKINYKGYDIWELPPNVQGIITLMALNIYKNLEIKDEFDMYHKSIEALKLAFIDGKEYITDISKMKVKVEDMLSENYAKERSKNISDIAIEPFPGKIPTSNTVYLATADKWGNMVSFIQSNYMGFGSGIVVPETGIALQNRGHSFSLDKNHINFLEPRKKPYHTIIPGFITKDNNPIGPFGVMGGFMQPQGHLQVILNLIDKNLNPQSALDAPRWQWIEKKTILVEKDFPSHIAEKLERKGHEIRVSLNSGPFGRGQIILKDNNSYVAGTEKRADGYIAVY; this is encoded by the coding sequence ATGAATTTTGATTATTTAGAGTATCCTTATCCATCTAAAAGAAATTGTATTTTTGCAAAAAATGGTGTAGTTGCCACATCTGAACCATTAGCAGCACAAGCAGGAGTAGAAATATTAAAAAAAGGTGGTAATGCTATTGATGCTGCAATTGCAACAGCTGCTGCATTAACAGTTGTTGAACCAACATCAAATGGTATTGGATCTGATAACTTTGCTATTATTTGGTATAATGGGAAATTATACGGTATGAATTCTAGTGGTTATTCTCCAAAAAATTTATCTTTGGAAAAATTAAGAGACATTAATGAAATAAAACCACATAGCTGGGAATCTGTAACTGTACCAGGTACCCCCGCTGGATGGAATTTATTATGGAATAAATTTGGTAAATTAGAATTTAAAGAATTATTTGAACCAGCAATTAAATATGCTATTGATGGTTATCCGGTTTCTCCAACTGTTTCATATTATTGGAATAGAGCAAATAAAATCTACAAAGAAAGATTAAAAGATGAAGTGTTTAAATATTGGTTTGAGACTTTTGGGTATGATGCACCTCAACCTGGTCAAATTGTAAGTTTGCCATATCATGCGAAAACATTAGAATTAATTGCAAATTCAAATGCTAAAGAATTTTATAATGGTTCAATAACAGAAAAAATAATAAAGTTTTCTGAAAAATATGGTGGATATTTTGATTATGATGATTTTGCTGAATTTAAAGGTGATTTAGTAGAACCCATTAAAATAAATTATAAAGGATATGATATTTGGGAGCTACCTCCAAATGTACAAGGAATTATTACATTAATGGCATTAAATATATATAAAAATTTAGAAATAAAAGATGAATTCGATATGTATCATAAATCTATAGAAGCATTAAAGTTAGCATTTATTGATGGGAAGGAATATATTACAGATATTTCAAAAATGAAAGTAAAAGTTGAAGATATGTTATCTGAAAATTATGCAAAGGAAAGATCAAAAAATATTTCTGATATTGCTATTGAACCATTCCCTGGAAAAATTCCTACTTCAAATACAGTTTATTTAGCAACAGCTGATAAATGGGGTAATATGGTATCTTTTATACAAAGTAATTATATGGGATTTGGTTCTGGAATAGTTGTTCCTGAAACTGGTATTGCATTACAAAATAGAGGTCATAGTTTTTCATTAGATAAAAATCATATAAATTTTTTAGAACCTAGAAAGAAACCATATCACACTATAATACCTGGATTTATAACTAAAGATAATAATCCTATAGGTCCATTTGGTGTAATGGGTGGATTTATGCAGCCACAAGGACATTTGCAAGTTATATTAAATCTTATAGATAAAAATTTAAACCCTCAATCTGCTCTAGATGCCCCAAGATGGCAATGGATTGAAAAGAAGACTATATTAGTGGAAAAAGATTTCCCTTCTCATATTGCAGAAAAATTAGAAAGAAAAGGTCATGAAATAAGAGTATCATTAAATTCAGGACCATTTGGAAGAGGCCAAATAATTTTAAAAGATAATAATTCATATGTAGCAGGAACGGAAAAAAGAGCTGATGGTTATATAGCTGTATATTAA
- a CDS encoding carboxypeptidase-like regulatory domain-containing protein gives MKKILYISISIFLILFLFSCQKIDPLLGNSDISGLAKLYDSFDYTNIKVSIEGLESTGEGFSPIDTISTLGETYTDEKGNFTLENIPAGNYILKAEKEGYFPTKQFINVIEDSEITLEKTLILYPLGDYGTLNGNVKYIDKTNHSGILIEIRTPEGEPLPGMYAFSDKNGNYSFDFVPVGNYVVYAYDPSENSIYTPDAASILIEKSKNTIAPNLILRRAAEHVVIFRDVAAWSSPNAIVEILEEIGFTDGLGKKQYEIKNSSDIISMSSFDPSWAIIIEGDQTTNFYSIYENNSNKFDLFVQSGGTIFWIACDNGWNYGDFTGRLPGGVTWRDYYDQYNILVNTTHPLLEGFPENNELHGNYASHGGFDNLDTANIQNLLIFIEEKSSLEKYPTYIEYRYGKGRVVASTSPLEFYTTHNYYDSEYYIWLLRRSIEYVFNLPISPIE, from the coding sequence ATGAAAAAAATTTTATATATTTCTATATCAATATTTTTAATTCTTTTTTTGTTTTCATGTCAAAAAATCGACCCATTACTTGGAAATAGTGATATTAGTGGATTAGCCAAATTATACGATTCATTTGATTACACTAATATAAAAGTATCTATAGAAGGGTTAGAAAGTACAGGGGAAGGTTTTAGTCCTATTGATACGATATCTACATTAGGAGAAACATATACAGATGAAAAAGGGAATTTTACTTTAGAAAATATACCAGCTGGAAATTATATACTAAAGGCTGAAAAAGAGGGGTATTTCCCTACTAAACAATTTATTAATGTAATTGAAGATTCTGAAATTACTTTAGAAAAAACTTTAATATTATATCCTCTAGGTGATTATGGTACATTAAACGGAAATGTAAAATATATTGATAAAACAAATCATTCTGGAATTTTAATTGAAATTAGAACTCCGGAAGGGGAGCCATTACCTGGAATGTATGCTTTTTCAGATAAGAATGGAAATTATTCATTTGACTTTGTTCCGGTAGGAAATTATGTGGTATATGCTTATGATCCATCAGAAAATTCAATATATACTCCAGATGCTGCATCTATATTAATTGAAAAATCAAAAAATACTATAGCTCCAAATTTAATTCTACGTCGGGCTGCCGAGCATGTTGTTATTTTTAGAGATGTAGCTGCTTGGAGTTCTCCTAATGCAATTGTAGAAATATTAGAAGAAATAGGTTTTACAGATGGGTTAGGTAAAAAACAATATGAGATAAAAAATTCAAGTGATATAATCTCTATGAGTTCTTTTGATCCATCCTGGGCTATAATAATTGAAGGTGACCAAACAACAAACTTTTATAGTATATATGAAAATAATTCCAACAAGTTTGACTTATTTGTTCAAAGTGGGGGAACAATTTTTTGGATAGCATGTGATAATGGATGGAATTATGGCGATTTTACTGGTAGATTGCCTGGTGGCGTTACATGGAGAGATTATTATGACCAATATAATATTTTAGTAAATACAACTCATCCATTATTAGAAGGATTCCCTGAAAATAATGAACTTCATGGAAATTATGCTAGTCACGGTGGATTTGATAATTTAGACACTGCAAATATACAGAATTTATTAATATTTATAGAAGAAAAGTCTTCTTTAGAAAAATACCCAACATATATTGAGTACAGATATGGAAAAGGTAGAGTAGTTGCTTCTACATCACCACTAGAATTTTATACAACACACAATTATTATGATAGTGAATATTATATATGGTTATTAAGAAGAAGTATTGAATATGTATTTAATCTTCCTATTTCTCCTATTGAATAA
- a CDS encoding EamA family transporter yields the protein MIICAISFSLYIVLITKFSKKIKEIDLLTFHFFTVAVIGMIFSFLFKINIYITTFSFFTIIYSEIVGSIIVRYLQLKHQKNVGNNLIALIFLVQPISSSMLSKVILNEIFTKNQII from the coding sequence ATGATTATATGTGCTATTAGCTTTTCGCTATATATAGTTTTAATTACAAAATTTAGCAAAAAAATAAAAGAGATAGATTTACTAACATTTCATTTTTTTACAGTTGCTGTTATAGGAATGATATTTTCATTTTTGTTTAAAATAAATATATATATTACAACATTCTCATTTTTTACGATTATTTATTCTGAGATAGTGGGAAGTATAATAGTTAGATATTTGCAACTGAAACATCAGAAAAATGTAGGTAATAACTTAATAGCGTTGATATTTCTGGTACAACCAATATCCTCATCGATGCTTTCTAAAGTAATATTAAATGAAATATTTACTAAAAATCAAATAATTTGA
- a CDS encoding EamA family transporter, whose protein sequence is MNKKSIFYILLAAVLMGSTFSIQKIGLISVDTLFYLTIRFLIATIISFLFLRKEIFTIPLF, encoded by the coding sequence ATGAATAAAAAATCAATATTTTATATTTTATTGGCAGCGGTTTTAATGGGAAGTACTTTTTCTATTCAAAAAATAGGTCTTATAAGTGTAGATACTCTTTTTTATTTAACTATAAGATTTTTGATTGCTACTATAATTTCATTTCTTTTTTTAAGAAAGGAAATATTTACTATTCCGTTATTTTAG
- the pyrE gene encoding orotate phosphoribosyltransferase, translating into MNLIKILEDTNAILKGHFLLSSGLHSDKYIQCAQVLKYPKYAQILGNELSKKFNEIPDYIISPALGGIIIGHEVAKAFDVPFLFTERNKDGKMELRRNFYIEENKKIIIIEDVITTGKSTLEVLNAIQKYNPKIIGIGCIINRSKKNILNNYLINSLLEIEAKTFEPDSCPLCKLNIQLIKPGSRKVL; encoded by the coding sequence ATGAATTTAATTAAAATTTTAGAAGATACAAATGCAATTTTAAAAGGTCATTTTTTATTATCATCTGGTTTGCATTCTGATAAGTACATTCAATGTGCACAAGTATTAAAATATCCAAAATATGCTCAAATATTAGGAAATGAATTATCAAAAAAATTTAATGAAATACCAGATTATATTATCTCGCCAGCATTAGGTGGAATTATAATAGGACACGAAGTTGCAAAGGCTTTTGATGTTCCATTTTTATTTACCGAGAGAAATAAAGATGGAAAAATGGAGTTAAGAAGAAATTTTTATATAGAAGAAAATAAAAAAATAATAATAATAGAAGATGTTATAACAACAGGAAAATCGACATTAGAGGTATTAAATGCAATTCAAAAATATAATCCTAAAATTATTGGGATTGGTTGTATAATTAATAGAAGCAAAAAAAATATATTAAATAATTATTTAATAAACTCCTTATTAGAAATAGAAGCAAAAACATTTGAACCTGATTCTTGTCCATTATGTAAATTAAATATTCAATTAATTAAACCGGGTAGTAGAAAAGTATTGTAG
- the pyrF gene encoding orotidine-5'-phosphate decarboxylase, producing MFDKYIKRRQKNNSVLFVGLDSDYEKINGDIYEFNKWIVKNTYDLICGYKINIAFYEKLGAKGLEILENTINYIKNVDEDIPIILDAKRGDIGNTAKAYATYYFEKLKIDSLTVNPYMGLDTLEPYLMYNDSHIFVLSLTSNKGAYDFEIPEKLYLKITQKMNELNKKFKNKIGLVVGATNAIFIKEIVNNSDNMLFLIPGIGAQGGSIKDIFNNLNGYKNILINVSRSVIFSDDPRKKVILYNSEINKWRENNEFN from the coding sequence ATGTTTGATAAATATATTAAACGTAGACAAAAAAATAATTCAGTATTGTTTGTAGGATTAGATAGTGATTATGAAAAAATAAATGGAGATATTTACGAATTTAATAAATGGATAGTAAAAAATACATATGATTTGATCTGTGGATATAAAATAAATATAGCTTTTTATGAGAAGTTAGGAGCAAAAGGATTAGAAATATTAGAAAATACTATAAATTATATTAAAAATGTTGATGAAGACATACCAATTATTTTAGATGCAAAAAGGGGAGATATTGGAAACACTGCAAAGGCGTATGCAACATATTATTTTGAAAAATTAAAAATAGATTCTTTAACTGTTAATCCTTATATGGGGTTAGATACACTAGAACCTTATTTAATGTATAATGATTCTCATATATTTGTTTTATCTTTAACTTCAAATAAAGGAGCATATGATTTTGAAATTCCTGAAAAATTATATTTAAAAATTACTCAAAAAATGAATGAGTTAAATAAAAAGTTTAAAAATAAAATTGGTTTAGTTGTAGGTGCAACGAATGCAATATTCATAAAAGAAATTGTAAATAATTCTGATAATATGTTATTTTTAATTCCTGGTATAGGTGCCCAAGGTGGTAGTATTAAAGATATATTTAATAATCTTAATGGTTATAAAAATATATTAATAAATGTTTCAAGAAGTGTAATTTTTAGTGATGATCCGAGAAAAAAAGTAATTTTATATAATTCTGAAATTAATAAATGGAGGGAAAATAATGAATTTAATTAA
- a CDS encoding dihydroorotate dehydrogenase yields the protein MVEICNIKFKNPIIIASGPGGNGQELAEYIDLNKLGGFTSKTVTIKEKEGNPPPRIVNVKAGIINSIGLQNPGIENFIKNDLKFLNNLKTNVILSLGGENISDYLMLVDKLNNSNAAIFELNLSCPNVGKDGIPLGINEKSIFELVQEVKKISKKPIFIKFGVETFLEDLINAAIKAGADGITLINSPKGMKIDINTGKVILKRGVGGLSGPAIKPIALATIFRIRRNFRKIPIIGMGGVFDYKDAIEFIMAGANLVGVGSGVMTDPYLPLKIIYDLENYFKNKNYNEIFSCAVEGYYV from the coding sequence ATGGTAGAAATTTGTAATATAAAATTCAAAAACCCTATAATTATAGCCTCCGGGCCTGGAGGTAATGGACAAGAACTAGCAGAATATATTGATTTAAATAAATTAGGTGGGTTTACATCAAAAACAGTAACTATAAAAGAAAAAGAAGGTAATCCGCCACCTAGAATAGTAAATGTTAAAGCAGGTATAATAAATTCTATAGGATTACAAAACCCAGGAATAGAAAATTTTATAAAAAATGATTTGAAATTTTTAAATAATTTAAAAACAAATGTTATTCTAAGTTTGGGTGGAGAAAATATAAGCGATTATTTAATGTTAGTTGATAAGTTAAATAATTCTAATGCAGCTATATTTGAATTAAATTTATCTTGTCCAAATGTGGGAAAAGATGGAATTCCTCTTGGAATAAATGAAAAATCTATTTTTGAATTAGTTCAAGAAGTAAAAAAAATTTCAAAAAAACCAATTTTTATTAAATTTGGAGTAGAAACTTTTTTAGAAGATTTAATTAATGCAGCAATTAAAGCAGGAGCGGATGGGATTACATTAATTAATTCTCCAAAAGGTATGAAAATAGATATTAATACAGGAAAAGTTATTTTAAAAAGAGGAGTTGGAGGTTTAAGTGGGCCTGCAATAAAACCAATAGCTTTAGCTACAATTTTTAGAATAAGAAGAAATTTTAGAAAAATACCGATAATAGGTATGGGTGGTGTTTTTGATTATAAAGATGCAATAGAATTTATTATGGCTGGGGCTAATTTAGTTGGAGTTGGGTCAGGAGTAATGACAGATCCTTATTTACCATTGAAAATAATATATGATTTAGAAAATTATTTTAAAAATAAAAATTATAATGAAATTTTTTCATGCGCTGTGGAGGGATATTATGTTTGA
- a CDS encoding dihydroorotate dehydrogenase, protein MNCIVKDIKKTENYILLTVETEKEILIEPGQFVMLKPKYYDFGKPFSVIFQEGKIIKFLIAVVGELTTELKMLKENDELDIRGAYGIPFINKIDKSKKYILLGGDCGSAPLIHFSEKYPHLVDKKIYGYATSEIRKIFNIKGLHIDEEEKMNLIEKLFKDIKFENNNAFLVCGSMDMIKSIKKAFSLYNVKIYASLEAIMGCGIGICKGCPVKTKNGIKMICKDGPIFDLSEVNLEW, encoded by the coding sequence ATGAATTGCATTGTAAAAGATATTAAAAAAACAGAAAATTATATATTATTAACTGTAGAAACTGAAAAAGAAATATTAATAGAACCAGGACAATTTGTTATGTTAAAGCCTAAATATTATGATTTTGGAAAACCATTTTCTGTTATTTTTCAAGAAGGAAAGATAATAAAATTTCTTATAGCAGTTGTTGGAGAACTAACAACAGAATTAAAAATGTTAAAAGAAAATGATGAATTAGATATAAGGGGAGCATATGGTATTCCATTTATAAATAAAATAGATAAAAGTAAAAAATATATATTATTAGGTGGAGATTGTGGTTCTGCTCCTCTTATTCATTTTTCTGAAAAATATCCACATTTAGTTGACAAAAAGATATATGGTTATGCAACTTCTGAAATAAGAAAAATATTTAATATTAAAGGGTTACATATAGATGAAGAAGAAAAAATGAATTTAATAGAAAAATTATTTAAAGATATAAAATTTGAAAATAATAATGCTTTTTTGGTTTGTGGAAGTATGGACATGATTAAATCTATAAAAAAAGCTTTTAGTTTATATAATGTTAAAATTTATGCTTCTCTTGAAGCTATTATGGGTTGTGGGATAGGTATTTGTAAAGGTTGCCCGGTTAAAACAAAGAATGGAATAAAGATGATTTGTAAAGATGGCCCTATATTTGATTTAAGTGAGGTGAATTTAGAATGGTAG
- a CDS encoding dihydroorotase yields MLLIKNAKIISHSTKGNFNIYIEEDKIIEISKIIKKVDKVIDAKDLILIPGIIDMHTHLREPGFEYKETIYDGLRAAVHGGVTTLGIMPNTNPAMDNLEILNLILEKSKTIDLSNVILIPSVTKQRKGIELNDLDNLGKKGFTFFSDDGDPIFNDEIMFKALNIVKKFNGVIINHCENKRFYNMDLFESLMVARDIELSKYINSHVHIAHISTKNTLDLIKYAKLNKLKVSSEVTFHHLLLEKDEKNTLKKINPPLQNKNGIKYLIDNLDYIDIIVSDHAPHTLEEKNTDYKNAPNGISGLDIFFPAIYTISKKYNIDLEYLIEKITYNPSKIFNLKNKGDIKEGYNADLVIVDINKNWDRKIFSKGKNIPYKTLNGRVIMTVVNGKIKYKEDLK; encoded by the coding sequence ATGCTTTTAATAAAAAATGCTAAAATTATTTCACATTCTACTAAAGGTAATTTTAATATATATATTGAAGAAGATAAAATAATTGAAATATCTAAAATAATAAAAAAAGTAGATAAGGTTATTGATGCAAAAGATTTAATCTTAATACCTGGAATAATTGATATGCACACGCATTTAAGAGAACCTGGTTTTGAATATAAAGAAACTATATATGATGGTTTAAGAGCGGCAGTTCATGGTGGAGTTACAACGTTAGGTATTATGCCTAACACAAATCCTGCTATGGATAATTTAGAAATATTAAATTTAATTTTAGAAAAATCTAAAACAATAGATTTATCAAATGTAATACTTATTCCCTCGGTGACAAAACAAAGAAAAGGTATAGAATTAAATGATTTAGATAATTTAGGTAAGAAAGGTTTTACTTTTTTTTCTGATGATGGAGACCCAATTTTTAATGATGAGATAATGTTTAAAGCTTTGAATATTGTAAAAAAATTTAATGGGGTTATAATTAATCATTGTGAAAATAAAAGATTTTATAATATGGATTTATTTGAATCATTAATGGTAGCTAGAGATATAGAGTTATCAAAATATATAAATAGTCATGTTCATATAGCACATATTTCAACAAAAAATACTCTTGATTTAATTAAATATGCAAAATTAAACAAATTAAAAGTAAGTAGCGAAGTTACTTTTCATCACTTATTATTAGAAAAAGATGAAAAAAATACTTTAAAAAAAATAAATCCACCACTTCAAAATAAAAATGGAATTAAATATTTAATTGATAATTTAGATTATATAGATATAATAGTTAGTGATCATGCTCCTCACACATTAGAAGAAAAAAATACTGATTATAAAAATGCTCCAAACGGAATTTCTGGTTTAGATATATTCTTTCCTGCTATATATACAATATCTAAAAAATATAATATCGATTTAGAATATTTAATAGAGAAAATCACTTATAATCCTTCTAAAATATTTAATCTTAAAAATAAAGGAGATATAAAAGAAGGGTATAATGCTGACTTAGTAATAGTTGATATAAATAAAAATTGGGATAGGAAAATATTTTCTAAAGGAAAAAATATTCCATATAAAACTTTAAATGGAAGAGTAATAATGACAGTTGTAAATGGAAAAATTAAATATAAGGAGGATCTTAAATGA